One stretch of Zhihengliuella flava DNA includes these proteins:
- a CDS encoding IclR family transcriptional regulator — protein MANSSSGEKLLDRLVRVLEAFAPDRPELTVAQIAERADLPRTTAYRLVQDCLAVGFLTRQHGTLRLGVRLWELANRASATRDLRQVAMPFLEDLNQLLRQHVQLSVLHEDEVLILERHSRPGAAINNASVASRLPVHRTSMGMVLLAFAPAPVQAGYIGRHEGLLAARHGDVRRELAEIRRRGYATFDGLIDPTTTGAAAPVLGPDGAAVAAIGVVIPRDSDSLQVVAMALMTAARGIGRALQEGAAPN, from the coding sequence ATGGCCAATTCGAGCTCGGGGGAGAAGCTGCTGGACCGCTTGGTGCGCGTCCTCGAGGCGTTTGCGCCTGACCGTCCGGAGCTAACGGTCGCCCAGATCGCTGAGCGCGCGGACTTGCCGCGCACCACCGCCTACCGGTTGGTGCAGGACTGCCTCGCCGTCGGCTTCCTGACGCGGCAACACGGCACGCTGCGCCTCGGCGTGCGGCTGTGGGAGCTGGCGAATCGGGCCTCCGCCACCCGGGACCTCCGCCAGGTCGCCATGCCGTTCCTCGAGGACCTCAATCAGCTGCTGCGCCAGCATGTGCAGCTCTCCGTCCTGCATGAGGACGAGGTGTTGATCCTCGAGCGTCATTCACGGCCTGGCGCCGCGATCAACAACGCCTCGGTGGCCTCCCGGTTGCCCGTGCACCGCACGTCCATGGGGATGGTTTTGTTGGCCTTCGCGCCGGCGCCGGTTCAGGCCGGCTACATCGGCCGGCATGAGGGCCTCCTCGCGGCCCGTCACGGCGACGTCCGCCGCGAGCTCGCCGAGATTCGGCGGCGCGGCTACGCCACCTTTGACGGGTTGATTGACCCGACGACGACGGGGGCGGCCGCACCCGTGCTGGGGCCCGACGGCGCCGCGGTGGCGGCGATCGGCGTGGTCATCCCGCGGGATTCGGACTCTCTGCAGGTGGTGGCGATGGCGCTCATGACAGCGGCGCGGGGCATCGGGCGTGCGCTGCAGGAGGGTGCTGCACCGAACTGA
- a CDS encoding helix-turn-helix domain-containing protein: MSECQNPDHDRQALDAVASRLRLMRQGRGLTLAEVAESTGISVSTLSRLESGGRKPTLELLLPLARHYRVPLDDLVGAPPIGDPRVHIRPVRAGETTILPLSHGVVGGAAGEGPGMRVYKQILPGRSGACAPRPQSHPGHEWMYVIAGELRLVLGVGQDAREFRLQPGEAAEFDTRTPHWFDAASPQAVELLALFSEAGERTHVSQL; the protein is encoded by the coding sequence ATGAGTGAGTGCCAGAATCCGGATCATGACCGCCAAGCGCTCGACGCTGTGGCCTCCCGCCTGCGCCTCATGCGGCAGGGCCGCGGGCTGACGCTCGCCGAGGTGGCTGAGTCCACGGGCATCTCCGTCAGCACGTTGTCGAGGTTAGAATCCGGCGGCCGCAAACCCACCTTGGAGCTGCTGTTGCCGCTGGCCCGCCACTATCGGGTCCCGCTGGACGACCTCGTCGGTGCCCCGCCCATCGGTGATCCCCGCGTGCACATCCGCCCGGTCCGCGCCGGGGAGACCACCATCCTGCCGCTCAGCCACGGCGTCGTGGGCGGCGCCGCCGGGGAGGGGCCCGGCATGCGGGTGTACAAGCAGATCCTGCCGGGGCGCTCCGGCGCCTGTGCCCCGCGTCCCCAGAGCCACCCGGGGCACGAGTGGATGTACGTGATCGCCGGCGAGCTCCGGCTGGTCCTCGGCGTGGGGCAGGACGCTCGCGAATTCCGGCTGCAGCCCGGCGAGGCCGCGGAGTTTGATACGCGCACCCCTCATTGGTTCGACGCCGCCTCGCCGCAGGCCGTGGAACTGCTCGCCCTCTTCAGTGAGGCTGGCGAGCGCACCCACGTGAGTCAGCTGTAG
- a CDS encoding NAD(P)/FAD-dependent oxidoreductase, with the protein MDTTYDVAILGGSFAGLAAAVALGRSLRRVVVLDASTPRNAPSPGAHNVLAQDGAAPADLIAAARRDAGKYGVELRTAEVASAEGCRDAPGEAFGVTLTTGERLTARRLLIATGTVDQLPQIPGLAEHWGTQVLHCPYCHGWEVRGQRIGVIATHPMASHQALLFSQLGQVDFILHGEDAAAHLTADQRADLAAAGVSLVESPVAEVTADGTGLTGVRLASGEHREYGALTVQSRLAARAEVFTQLGGTVSENPMGTFIETDQRQATAIPGVWAAGNVADPAGSVAHVAAAGTTAGAALNADLIAADVRLARAGSA; encoded by the coding sequence ATGGACACCACCTATGACGTCGCCATTCTGGGCGGATCCTTCGCGGGCCTCGCCGCCGCCGTCGCGCTCGGCCGCTCGCTGCGGCGCGTCGTCGTCCTCGATGCGAGCACCCCACGCAACGCGCCCTCCCCGGGGGCGCACAATGTGCTCGCGCAGGACGGCGCCGCCCCCGCGGACCTGATTGCGGCCGCTCGGCGCGACGCGGGAAAATACGGCGTCGAACTGCGCACCGCCGAGGTGGCCTCAGCGGAGGGGTGCCGTGACGCCCCCGGCGAGGCCTTCGGCGTCACCCTCACCACCGGAGAACGCCTCACGGCGCGCCGCCTGCTGATCGCCACCGGTACGGTGGACCAGCTGCCGCAGATCCCGGGGCTGGCCGAGCACTGGGGCACGCAGGTGCTGCACTGCCCGTATTGCCACGGCTGGGAGGTGCGCGGGCAACGGATCGGCGTGATTGCCACGCATCCGATGGCCTCCCACCAGGCCCTGCTCTTTAGCCAACTAGGGCAGGTGGATTTCATCCTGCACGGCGAGGACGCGGCCGCCCACCTCACCGCGGACCAGCGCGCGGACCTCGCCGCCGCGGGCGTGAGCCTCGTCGAGAGTCCGGTGGCGGAGGTGACCGCGGACGGCACCGGGCTGACGGGCGTGCGGCTGGCCTCCGGCGAGCACCGGGAGTATGGCGCGCTGACCGTGCAGTCCCGACTTGCCGCGCGTGCAGAGGTGTTCACGCAATTGGGCGGGACGGTCAGCGAGAACCCGATGGGGACGTTCATCGAGACCGACCAGCGCCAGGCCACGGCCATTCCCGGCGTCTGGGCCGCGGGCAACGTGGCGGATCCGGCGGGCAGCGTGGCCCACGTGGCCGCAGCGGGTACTACGGCGGGCGCGGCCTTGAACGCGGACTTGATCGCCGCGGACGTCCGCCTCGCGCGGGCCGGCTCGGCCTAG
- a CDS encoding thioesterase family protein — MLTWRRRSRLGLYDVGSMPMRATLTDIDYAGHINNGMYFSIFDLGRFDLLLRAGVWNKIWKRRWLPVVQAETIRFRKSVTLGTKFAVETKIVGYDERHAFLEQRVVVDGEVYVTGMIAARFKGPKGPVPMEQVIATLGVEPPADLQAPAWVEGWLEDTRLPSARRAAPSRW, encoded by the coding sequence ATGCTTACCTGGCGCCGGCGCTCGCGTCTGGGGCTCTACGACGTCGGGAGCATGCCCATGCGCGCCACGCTGACGGATATCGACTACGCCGGGCACATCAACAACGGCATGTACTTCTCCATCTTCGACTTAGGGCGGTTTGACCTGCTCCTGCGCGCTGGCGTGTGGAACAAGATCTGGAAGCGGCGCTGGCTGCCCGTGGTGCAGGCAGAGACCATCCGGTTCCGCAAGTCCGTCACGCTCGGCACCAAGTTTGCTGTGGAAACCAAAATCGTGGGGTACGACGAACGGCACGCGTTCCTCGAGCAGCGCGTCGTGGTGGACGGGGAGGTCTACGTCACCGGGATGATCGCGGCCCGCTTCAAGGGGCCGAAGGGGCCGGTGCCCATGGAACAGGTGATCGCCACGCTTGGCGTCGAGCCGCCCGCAGATTTGCAGGCGCCCGCGTGGGTGGAGGGGTGGCTCGAGGACACGCGGCTGCCGAGCGCGCGCCGGGCGGCCCCAAGCCGCTGGTGA
- a CDS encoding MFS transporter: MPPQSPPRRTLPRALRPFAHRDYSILVSAMVASVFAHGMWAVAMVYQVRALGGGPAQLSVVATATSLGLVGLVLAGGIVADRYSCRKIIIAVECLSLVLMSTTAVLALTGALRLWHVAVAGLFIGAGAAFFFPAYSALLPRMLPAEDLLAANGIEGTVRPVLQTAAGPAIAGMIVASLSPPYAIAGIAACHLVALGGLNLISRNPAYDRHRDAAEPVPPDAMPATTPQPDPAPATGPITGIIPVVDPATSTPLSPLHDSGPTTAAPPDEPQPKPEDAPARASSVLADLKEGFTYTLGTPWLLWTLIFAVVSVVSFIGPIEVLLPFVVSDQLGGDAQTFGFVLAAFGIGSAVGSMLTVSLPMPRRYLTVMVGVWALGTLPLVITGFVTEVWMLLAALFVVGVTGAVGNVIWGTLLQRRVPPRMLGRISSLDFFVSLALMPVSMAIAGPLGEVIDLWIIFVVAGCVSPVAGLVAWLAGRMHEDELAHPLRAR; this comes from the coding sequence ATGCCACCGCAGTCCCCTCCGCGCCGCACTCTGCCCCGAGCCCTGCGCCCCTTCGCGCACCGCGACTACTCCATCCTGGTCTCCGCCATGGTGGCCTCCGTCTTCGCCCACGGCATGTGGGCGGTCGCCATGGTCTATCAGGTGCGCGCGCTCGGCGGCGGCCCGGCGCAGCTCTCCGTGGTGGCCACCGCCACGAGCTTGGGCCTGGTGGGACTGGTCCTCGCCGGCGGCATCGTCGCGGACCGCTACTCCTGCCGGAAGATCATCATCGCGGTCGAGTGCCTCTCCCTCGTGCTCATGAGTACGACGGCGGTGCTCGCCCTGACGGGCGCCCTGCGCCTGTGGCACGTGGCCGTGGCGGGCCTGTTCATCGGGGCGGGGGCCGCCTTCTTCTTCCCGGCCTATTCGGCACTGCTACCGCGCATGCTGCCAGCGGAGGACCTACTGGCCGCCAACGGGATCGAGGGCACCGTGCGGCCCGTCCTCCAGACCGCCGCCGGGCCGGCGATCGCCGGCATGATCGTTGCCTCCCTGAGCCCGCCGTACGCGATCGCGGGCATTGCCGCATGCCACCTCGTGGCACTCGGAGGGCTGAACCTCATCAGCCGCAACCCGGCGTATGACCGGCACCGGGATGCCGCCGAGCCGGTGCCGCCCGACGCGATGCCGGCCACCACACCGCAACCCGACCCGGCACCGGCGACCGGGCCCATCACCGGCATCATCCCCGTCGTGGACCCCGCCACGTCGACGCCGCTCTCCCCGCTCCACGACTCCGGGCCGACCACCGCGGCGCCGCCGGACGAGCCTCAACCCAAACCCGAAGACGCGCCAGCGCGGGCCAGCAGCGTGCTGGCGGACCTCAAGGAGGGCTTCACCTACACCCTCGGCACGCCCTGGCTGCTGTGGACCCTGATTTTCGCCGTGGTCTCCGTCGTCAGCTTCATCGGGCCCATTGAGGTGCTGCTGCCGTTTGTGGTGAGCGATCAGCTCGGCGGAGACGCGCAGACCTTCGGATTCGTGCTCGCCGCCTTCGGGATCGGCTCCGCCGTGGGGTCCATGCTGACCGTCTCGTTACCCATGCCGCGGCGCTACCTCACGGTCATGGTGGGCGTCTGGGCGTTGGGCACCCTGCCGCTGGTCATCACCGGATTCGTCACCGAGGTCTGGATGCTGCTGGCCGCCCTGTTCGTGGTCGGCGTGACCGGGGCGGTGGGCAACGTCATCTGGGGCACGCTGCTACAGCGCCGCGTCCCGCCGCGGATGCTCGGGCGCATCTCCAGCCTGGACTTCTTCGTCTCACTGGCCCTCATGCCCGTGTCCATGGCGATCGCCGGACCGCTCGGCGAGGTGATCGACCTCTGGATCATCTTCGTCGTCGCCGGATGCGTCTCCCCCGTGGCGGGACTCGTCGCCTGGCTGGCGGGGCGGATGCACGAGGATGAGCTCGCGCACCCGCTCCGCGCGCGCTAG
- a CDS encoding glycoside hydrolase family 15 protein: MASPIEDYALLSDLHTGALVSLHGSVDWLCFPRFDSGAQFTALLGDPTHGRWLLAPAGAPDNGSSAAGVDANDEDTPVVVERSYLNSTFVLRTLWQTSTGHALVTDFMPIGAHRASLIRRVEGLAGSVRMHQEISFRLDYGDVVPWVRRHGIASRGGKSIVAVGGPDALVLHGDRLPRANGLQHEGDFLISAGEVVDFELSWYPSHRQVPDRIDVGAALQDTASYWRSWARDVPEHHDYGQMVQRSLLVLRALTHETTGGIVAAPTTSLPESFGGERNWDYRFCWLRDAALTLEAMMTHSYQQEAVQWRNWLLRAIAGNPEDLQIMYGLSGERRLPERELTHLPGYEGAVPVREGNGAVDQYQGDVVGEVMVALEKLRNMGGLEDHFSWPLQKALLSYVELNYDRTDHGIWEMRGEKKHFTHSRVMMWAAFDRGVRAVREHGLDGDAELWEKRRDDLAAEIMKQGFNREINSFTQTYGGTEVDASLLVLPQVGFTAYDSPEMLGTVERLERDLVDEEGLILRYRTDSGLDGLPPGEHPFLACCFWLVEQYARTDRLEEARALMDKLIGYANPLGLMAEEYDTGNRRMAGNFPQAFSHLGLIRAADAINAAAGA; encoded by the coding sequence ATGGCATCACCCATCGAGGACTACGCCCTGTTGTCAGACCTGCACACCGGAGCCTTGGTCTCCCTCCACGGATCCGTGGACTGGTTGTGCTTCCCCCGCTTCGATTCGGGCGCGCAATTCACCGCGCTGTTGGGCGACCCGACGCACGGCCGATGGCTCCTGGCCCCGGCAGGGGCGCCGGACAATGGCAGTTCCGCCGCGGGCGTCGACGCGAACGATGAGGACACCCCGGTGGTGGTGGAGCGCAGCTACCTCAACTCCACCTTCGTGCTGCGCACCCTGTGGCAGACGTCCACCGGCCACGCCCTCGTCACGGACTTCATGCCCATTGGCGCGCACCGCGCCAGCCTGATCCGCCGCGTCGAGGGCCTCGCCGGCAGCGTCCGCATGCATCAGGAGATTTCCTTCCGGTTGGACTACGGCGACGTCGTTCCCTGGGTGCGGCGGCACGGCATCGCCAGCCGCGGCGGCAAGTCGATCGTCGCCGTCGGCGGCCCGGACGCGCTCGTCCTCCACGGCGACCGCCTGCCGCGCGCCAACGGGCTGCAGCACGAGGGCGACTTCCTGATTTCCGCCGGCGAGGTCGTGGACTTCGAGCTCTCCTGGTACCCGTCCCACCGGCAGGTGCCGGATCGGATCGACGTCGGCGCCGCCCTGCAGGACACCGCGTCCTACTGGCGTTCGTGGGCGCGGGACGTGCCCGAACATCACGATTACGGCCAGATGGTCCAACGCTCCCTGCTGGTGCTGCGCGCCCTAACGCACGAGACGACGGGCGGCATCGTGGCCGCGCCCACCACCTCGCTGCCCGAGTCCTTCGGTGGCGAGCGCAATTGGGACTACCGCTTCTGCTGGCTGAGGGATGCCGCGCTGACGCTGGAGGCGATGATGACGCACTCCTACCAGCAGGAGGCCGTGCAGTGGCGCAACTGGTTGCTCCGGGCCATCGCGGGCAACCCCGAGGACCTGCAGATCATGTATGGGCTCTCCGGCGAGCGCCGCCTGCCGGAGCGCGAGCTCACCCACTTGCCCGGGTATGAGGGCGCCGTCCCCGTCCGCGAGGGCAATGGGGCCGTGGACCAGTACCAGGGCGACGTGGTGGGCGAGGTCATGGTGGCGCTGGAGAAGCTGCGCAACATGGGCGGGCTCGAGGACCACTTCTCCTGGCCGCTGCAGAAGGCCCTGCTCTCCTACGTGGAGCTGAACTATGACCGCACGGACCACGGCATCTGGGAGATGCGCGGCGAAAAGAAGCACTTCACCCACTCGCGCGTCATGATGTGGGCCGCCTTTGACCGCGGCGTCCGCGCGGTGCGCGAGCACGGGCTCGACGGCGACGCGGAGCTGTGGGAGAAGCGGCGGGATGATCTGGCCGCGGAGATCATGAAGCAGGGCTTCAACCGGGAGATCAATTCCTTCACGCAGACCTACGGCGGCACGGAGGTGGACGCCTCCCTCTTGGTCCTGCCCCAGGTGGGCTTCACGGCCTACGATTCGCCGGAGATGCTTGGCACCGTGGAGCGCCTGGAGCGAGACCTGGTGGACGAGGAGGGGCTCATCCTCCGCTACCGCACGGATTCAGGGCTCGACGGACTGCCCCCGGGCGAGCATCCGTTCTTGGCGTGCTGCTTCTGGCTGGTGGAGCAGTACGCCCGCACGGACCGGCTCGAGGAGGCCCGCGCGTTGATGGACAAGCTCATCGGCTACGCCAACCCGTTGGGCCTCATGGCGGAGGAGTATGACACGGGGAACCGGCGCATGGCCGGTAACTTCCCGCAAGCCTTCTCCCACCTCGGCCTGATCCGCGCCGCAGACGCGATCAACGCCGCCGCCGGCGCCTAG
- a CDS encoding DeoR/GlpR family DNA-binding transcription regulator: protein MFAEERHQLIAALVAEHGKVTVADLAARFSITRETVRRDLAQLERTGTLRRVHGGAVASTSASTTEQSHVTRTTLHADAKQRIADAALDVLPSGDVSVVLDAGTTTELFASALAHTASNRAGELLAITHALPVAARLGAAEEFQLEIVGGRVRGLTSAAIGPRVVEHYAALRPDIAFVGTNGLSAGFGLSTPDDLEAAVKTAIVDSARRVVVLADSSKFGAEALVRFAALDAVDTVITDAAPGGELATALEAAEVEVVLA from the coding sequence ATGTTCGCCGAAGAACGCCACCAGCTGATTGCCGCGCTGGTCGCCGAACACGGAAAAGTGACGGTCGCTGATCTGGCCGCCCGCTTCTCCATCACCCGGGAGACCGTGCGCCGCGACCTAGCGCAACTCGAGCGCACCGGCACCCTGCGCCGCGTCCACGGCGGCGCCGTCGCCAGCACCTCCGCCAGCACCACGGAACAGAGCCACGTCACCCGCACCACGCTGCACGCCGACGCGAAGCAGCGGATCGCCGACGCCGCGCTGGACGTGCTCCCGTCCGGGGACGTCTCCGTGGTGCTCGACGCCGGCACCACCACCGAGCTCTTCGCCTCCGCTCTGGCTCATACGGCCAGCAACCGCGCGGGTGAGCTGCTGGCCATCACGCACGCGCTGCCCGTCGCCGCCCGGCTGGGCGCGGCCGAGGAGTTTCAGCTGGAGATCGTCGGCGGCCGGGTCCGGGGCCTGACCAGCGCCGCCATCGGCCCTCGCGTCGTGGAGCACTACGCGGCGCTCCGCCCGGACATCGCCTTCGTGGGCACCAACGGCCTCTCCGCCGGGTTCGGCCTGAGCACCCCGGATGACCTCGAGGCGGCGGTCAAGACGGCGATCGTCGATTCCGCGCGCCGCGTCGTCGTGCTCGCCGACTCCAGCAAGTTCGGCGCCGAGGCGTTGGTCCGCTTCGCCGCGCTGGACGCCGTGGACACCGTCATCACGGACGCCGCGCCCGGCGGTGAACTCGCCACGGCCCTTGAGGCCGCCGAGGTGGAGGTGGTGCTGGCATGA
- a CDS encoding 1-phosphofructokinase family hexose kinase: MIVTLTANPSLDRTIELDAPLSRGGVQRAVSTSAQAAGKGVNVSRAIATAGADTLAVLPGDARDPLITALTADGLPHRALPIGAGLRSNITLTEPDGTTTKINEPGPHLDAEAQEALTRLVTTASDGASWLVLAGSLPPGVGAEFYARLTAALRTRLGARCPRIALDTSGAPLTAVLRLAETDGPAVVPSLLKPNAEELAEIVPGTSEAELEADPARAAAAAARLIEAGAEAVLATLGAAGALLITADGAWHATHAPVTARSTVGAGDSSLAGFLLAHAAGAAHPDCLRRAVAYGAAAVSLPGSTIPSPTHTTEDAVSVTDLTTKD; the protein is encoded by the coding sequence ATGATCGTCACCCTCACGGCCAATCCCAGCCTGGACCGCACCATTGAACTGGACGCACCGCTCAGCCGCGGCGGCGTGCAACGCGCCGTCTCCACCTCCGCGCAGGCCGCCGGCAAGGGCGTCAATGTTTCCCGCGCCATTGCCACCGCGGGCGCGGACACGCTCGCCGTGCTCCCCGGCGACGCCCGCGATCCGCTGATCACCGCCCTGACCGCGGACGGGTTGCCCCACCGGGCGCTGCCCATCGGCGCGGGGCTGCGCAGCAACATCACGCTCACCGAGCCGGATGGCACCACCACCAAAATCAACGAGCCCGGCCCGCACCTCGACGCCGAGGCGCAGGAGGCGCTCACGCGCCTCGTCACCACCGCGTCCGACGGCGCCAGCTGGCTGGTGCTCGCCGGTTCCCTGCCGCCCGGGGTGGGCGCGGAGTTCTACGCGCGCCTGACGGCGGCCCTGCGCACCCGGCTCGGTGCACGGTGCCCGCGCATCGCGCTCGATACCTCAGGCGCTCCGCTCACGGCCGTGCTTCGGCTCGCCGAGACCGACGGCCCCGCCGTCGTCCCCTCCCTGCTCAAGCCGAACGCCGAGGAGCTCGCGGAGATCGTCCCGGGCACCTCCGAGGCGGAGCTGGAAGCGGACCCGGCGCGCGCGGCCGCGGCGGCGGCCCGCCTGATCGAGGCGGGTGCCGAGGCGGTGCTCGCCACGCTCGGTGCGGCCGGGGCCCTGTTGATCACCGCGGACGGTGCGTGGCACGCCACCCACGCGCCCGTCACCGCCCGCAGCACGGTCGGCGCCGGGGACTCCTCCCTCGCCGGATTCCTCCTGGCCCACGCGGCCGGGGCCGCGCACCCCGACTGCCTGCGCCGGGCGGTCGCCTACGGAGCCGCGGCGGTCTCGCTGCCCGGCTCCACCATCCCCTCACCCACTCACACCACCGAGGACGCCGTGAGCGTCACGGACCTGACCACCAAGGATTGA
- a CDS encoding PTS fructose transporter subunit IIABC: MTDAPGTAATGPQDLITAELVRLDADLGADSAAVIDALAATVADTGRAQDAAALAADAQAREAKTATGVPGGIAIPHCRSAAVTVPTLGMARLTPPVDFGAKDGPADLVFFIAAPAGADQDHLKLLSKLARALVKKDFTAALRAAATEQEVVDLVLGVVAPAPAATDAGTTTTAPAAATSPEPAPAGGAATRAKRLVAVTACPTGIAHTYMAADSIAQAAEEAGVEIAVETQGSSGSTPLDAKVIEAADAVIFAVDVDVRDRARFAGKPVIQVPVKRGIDEPAELVARAVAAADDPQAARVPAASGSASSEGQSTGEGRESVGAALKRALLTGVSYMIPFVAGGGLLIALGFLLGGYDITDVADTILTENTLFDLPEGGLAAYLGAVAFKIGGLSMGFLVPALAGYIAYAFADRPGIAPGFTAGAVAGFMGAGFLGGIVGGLIAGVAAKWITSWSVPRWLRGLMPVVIVPLLASIIASGLMFLFLGGPIASLTEALNAWLSGMTGTAAAVLGLILGLMMAFDLGGPVNKVAYSFAVAGLSAGSLTENPAPLMIMAAVMAAGMVPPLAMALATAIAPQQFSLAERENGKAAWLLGAAFISEGAIPFAAADPLRVIPASMLGAATTGALIMSFDVVSQAPHGGIFVFFAMDGTWPLFIVATVIGTVISAAAVLALKKFARSSAPTEPAAKVAA; encoded by the coding sequence ATGACCGATGCACCAGGGACCGCAGCCACCGGCCCACAGGATCTGATCACCGCGGAGCTCGTGCGCCTCGACGCTGACTTGGGCGCCGATTCCGCCGCCGTCATCGACGCGCTCGCGGCCACCGTCGCCGACACCGGCCGTGCGCAGGACGCCGCCGCGCTGGCCGCCGACGCGCAGGCCCGCGAGGCGAAGACCGCCACGGGCGTGCCCGGCGGCATCGCCATCCCCCACTGCCGTTCGGCCGCGGTGACCGTGCCGACCCTCGGCATGGCCCGGCTGACCCCGCCCGTCGACTTCGGTGCCAAGGACGGCCCGGCGGATCTGGTGTTCTTCATCGCGGCCCCGGCCGGTGCCGACCAGGATCACCTGAAGCTGCTCTCCAAGCTCGCCCGCGCGCTGGTCAAGAAGGACTTCACCGCGGCCCTGCGCGCCGCCGCCACGGAGCAGGAGGTCGTGGACCTGGTGCTCGGCGTCGTCGCCCCCGCACCGGCCGCCACGGACGCGGGCACGACGACGACGGCGCCCGCCGCGGCGACGTCGCCCGAGCCTGCCCCGGCCGGGGGCGCAGCGACCCGCGCCAAGCGCCTCGTGGCGGTGACCGCGTGCCCCACCGGCATCGCCCACACGTACATGGCGGCGGATTCGATTGCCCAGGCGGCCGAGGAGGCCGGCGTGGAGATCGCCGTGGAGACCCAAGGCTCCTCCGGCTCCACGCCGCTGGACGCCAAGGTCATCGAGGCCGCCGACGCCGTGATCTTCGCCGTGGACGTGGACGTGCGGGACCGCGCCCGGTTCGCGGGCAAGCCCGTGATTCAGGTCCCCGTCAAGCGCGGCATCGATGAGCCGGCGGAGCTGGTGGCCCGCGCCGTGGCCGCGGCGGACGACCCGCAGGCCGCCCGCGTTCCGGCGGCCTCGGGCTCTGCCTCCAGCGAGGGGCAGTCCACCGGTGAAGGCCGCGAGAGCGTTGGCGCTGCCCTGAAGCGCGCCCTGCTCACCGGCGTCAGCTACATGATCCCGTTCGTCGCCGGCGGCGGCCTCCTGATTGCCCTCGGCTTCCTGCTCGGCGGGTATGACATCACGGACGTCGCGGACACCATCCTCACCGAAAACACGCTCTTTGACCTGCCGGAGGGCGGGCTCGCCGCCTACCTCGGGGCGGTGGCCTTCAAGATCGGCGGCCTCTCCATGGGCTTCCTCGTCCCCGCCCTGGCCGGTTACATCGCCTACGCGTTCGCGGACCGCCCGGGCATCGCGCCCGGCTTCACCGCGGGCGCCGTGGCGGGCTTCATGGGCGCCGGCTTCCTCGGCGGCATCGTCGGCGGCCTGATCGCCGGTGTGGCCGCCAAGTGGATCACGTCCTGGTCCGTCCCGCGCTGGCTGCGCGGCCTGATGCCGGTGGTCATCGTCCCGCTGCTGGCCTCCATCATCGCCTCCGGCCTGATGTTCCTGTTCCTCGGCGGCCCGATCGCCTCCCTGACTGAGGCGCTGAACGCCTGGCTGTCCGGCATGACGGGCACCGCAGCGGCGGTGCTCGGCCTCATCCTGGGCCTCATGATGGCGTTCGATCTGGGCGGCCCGGTCAACAAGGTAGCCTACTCCTTCGCCGTCGCCGGCCTGAGCGCCGGTTCCCTCACCGAGAACCCGGCCCCGCTGATGATCATGGCGGCCGTCATGGCCGCGGGCATGGTCCCGCCGCTGGCCATGGCTCTGGCCACCGCCATCGCCCCGCAGCAGTTCTCCCTCGCCGAGCGGGAGAACGGCAAGGCGGCCTGGCTGCTGGGCGCCGCCTTCATTTCCGAGGGCGCGATCCCGTTCGCCGCGGCGGACCCGCTGCGCGTAATCCCCGCGTCGATGCTCGGCGCCGCCACGACGGGCGCACTCATCATGAGCTTCGATGTGGTCAGCCAGGCCCCGCACGGCGGCATCTTCGTCTTCTTCGCGATGGACGGCACCTGGCCCCTGTTCATCGTCGCCACCGTCATCGGCACCGTCATCTCGGCGGCCGCGGTGCTGGCGCTGAAGAAGTTCGCCCGCTCCTCCGCCCCCACTGAGCCGGCAGCAAAGGTTGCAGCATGA